CCATTACCAGTAAGCCTGTGATatgtataaaacacacacacacaaagaaactaCCAGGGAATGTCAAACATTGGCCTCAAGAGATTGTTGACTTGGCCTTGTTTGATGTTTTCCCTCCACAGTAATGCCAACCTCAGGAGTGCACTAAAGTCACACTGAATCCCCATTTGTAACTCTGAGACAATGACAGATATAATTCCTAATAGCGTTTTGAAGGCTCCCAATTCCCTGATTGCTTTTCAAAACTAAGCCACCAGCAACATTTAAATCTGAGAGAAACACAATCCCTGCAAAGGAGTCACACAGACAGCGGAGCGAGCAGCCTGGTAAAAaagggggaagaagagaaaaTCCATAATAGCACAGGTTTACAGCATCTATCTAGAAATTACTTGATATTATTTTGTGTGCTACAAAATTGAACTTAAAACACATGGGTTTCCTGGACTCGAAACGGGGGATTATGGGTAACTGTCAGCAGGCAGGATATCAAGTGTACTTGTGAAGTATGTCATTCACATGAGGTGTCACAGTCACAGAAAAGATATTAAAAAGGCATTCCATATCTGGCACGGCATTCCATGGTCTGAATTCAGCTGGTTTATCCAGGCATCTTCTTTGCTGCGGGAGGACTTACGGGTTGAGATTCATCTGCTTGCAACAACCTAGTTTGGAGCGAGCAGAGAACGAGCGTTCGCTTGTTTCCAGCTGATCCGCAGATGCCAGAGTGAGACAGTCTTGCAAGGATAAAGTGCTCAGCCGTACTCTGAGAGCTCAATAAGTCACAATATCCATGCGGATCCGGCTATGTCGTCTTACTCTTGTTAACTGGTTTGCCTCCATTCATTATTGCCGATGCACTTGTGCTTTTACTTGGAGTCACCCCAGCCTTTGGCACTGTTTCTCCAACATCATGCAAAGATGGTTCTCGATACATGGCAACTAAATAGGAAGAGGGGTGAAGAATTGtataagaaagagaaaagagaaggtaAGTAAAAATGCTATTGATTTATGAAAAcatttttagcctgcctttctttgTGGTTCAAGGTGGCTTTCAATAGTAGATTAAAAGCATTTATTACAGTTAAAGCCCAAACAAAATAACATGCAAGTAGAGGTTGCCAAGCCCTTTTAAAAAGACAGGGGGCGGGGCAAGTACAAATCAATCTAACCCATTTCATCTGCACTAACTACAGTGGGGCACAATGCTAGTTCTCTCTGTGTGAGGCCCAACTGGCTGCTTCCTGGCTGCAGGGCTGCCGAGAGCCACCATTGGCCTCTGGACAAAAATTCCACCTGGACCTCCCCCACCTTTAAGATCCTTATCCAAACCAACTACAGTAACAAAAGGAATCACTTGGCTTTCAGTTACTGTGAATATAACTATAAATGTTCATTAGATAGATAACATtaatggggaaaggagaggatTATTAAAGAATAGATTTTACTTAACTTAGAATTTACACTGTGCCCATTGCAATGGGATATGGTGCCAAACAAGTATCTCAACAAACAACAGGAGTAAGCAGAAGCAAGAAGACTCCCCAGCCAGAACACTGAAACACACTGTCAATTAGCTTAAGTGAGACACAACTGGCCTGGGAAAAGCCCCATTGAATTATGTGAGCCATCAGCCTCTCTCAAGAAGTACTAAACTGCAAAAATGCTTCAAAAATATTTATGCTAACCTAAAATAGAAAAGTAAACTTACAAGAACTAAGGATGTttacttggggcgggggggggggggaagatgtgAAAAGCCATCCAAGTTATTGTCCAGGGACAGGAGGCAGGTGAGCCAAAAGGTTGATCTTCCTGTACCTGCACTGACTTTAGAAAGTGATTCTAGTCCCCAGATGCTGAAATCCAACAAGCTCCATTGCTCTTTTCCCATTCCAACCCCCCTCctctcctgctgttgcctctttaaagagggaaaaaagaaaaagggaagcagGGGCAAATTGGACAATTAAAATTGCCCTGGAAATAATTTCAACAGGTGCCCATTCTATGTTCCTGATCAGAGTGAAAGTACAGATCCTTAGTAGAtcaaagtaggggtgtgcaattcgggctTCTGATTAAGGAAAAATACTAGAATtggacccgatttgtaaagatcagGGATTTCCGAttcaggcccagcatgctggccccaattcagaaaagccaaatcaaagctttctgaagtgattcgGGTCACTTTGGGAAGTTCTGAGATGCTTTCAAACCCTGTGGCTGGCTTCAGCAGGCTGGCAGGGGGATTCCTTtgcaggccagctgaagtttaaagagccctttttctgcctctggccagcagcaggaaagggcccttcctgGCTTCAGATGGCCCGCATTGGGTGAAGACTGGCGTTCAGTTTCCTCGGTGCACTCACATTGGGTGAAGAAATAAGGCATTCAGTTTGAAACTGAATGCCTTGCATTGCCACTGTCATTCACCTGATGCGTTCTGGTGAAGAAGCCCTGCTGTTCCATTCACCCACTGCGAAACGAGCCAAGGAATTCCTTGGCCCCTTCTGCGGCGGGCGAATGGAGTGCTTGGCAGTAGGGCAGCAGGCTTCAGCCCACAGCTCCACCAGTTCCCTTCGTCCACTGCGGAAGGGGCCAGGGGATTCCCTGGCCCCTTCTGCAGAGGGCTAATGGAGTGCCCGGTGGCAGGGTTGCAAGGTTAAGCCTAGTCCCACCACTTCCCTTTGCCCTTGTGGAAGGGGCTAGGAGATTCCCTGGCCCCTCCCACAGCGGACCAAGCAGGGGGGTAGGTTTaaactccctccccccatttatttgacctgatgggagggggaggagggaaccccctccacCCCTCCTATTGTGTCAAATAAGCAGCAGGGCTGGAAGTTTAAATGCCTTTtcagtgtgctccgaatctttatggagtatACCAAAGCTggtcaataagcaatttccaaagcagcttgccattTTGGAAATTGTCTATTTCTGACTTTTCCCCCcgaatatttttgttgttgtacACCCCTAGATCATAGAGTATAGAACTGACTAGATCTTTTGGGAACACTCTTATGTAGGTATCCTAAtaaattccattttattcaatggggattACTCACAATGGGGCTGTTTCCCTTGAATatgagctttttaaaatttaactttttaaaaattttgtttttTCTAATTTCCATTTGTGCCAAGATCTTACTAGGAGATCTTGTTCCCAGCATTTACTGAGTTGTGGAAGAAAAATACTTTTGGGCATGCACAGAATGCGTTTCCTCAGTACTAAAAACTGCAGCCTTCTTTCTCCCCACATGCTTGAATAATTCAGTAACATACTTAAAGATGCAGAGGAAGCAGTGGTATTCACTGAAGAATATTTTTAACCTCCACTGTAAAAATGAGGATAGGATAACTACATGTTCCTTTCATAAGAATAAGAGTCCTGCAGAATCACCCCAGAGGTTTCTCCAGTCCAGTGTCCTATTTCCCACACTGGGCATCCAGATGCTTCTCATCAGACAGGAATAAAGGTAATAGCCACCCCAAACAGTTGTCCCCCAAAACTGGCATTCAAGAGTATActtaggggccgtttccacacggcccactgctgctcataacaacccggaatatcgtgaaaaaactgcggaagatcacattttctcgtacgagatttgcgcgacatcacacaaatctcgtgcgagaaaaggcgatcttccgcatttttttcacgatattcctggttgttacgagcagcagggagccatgtggaaacggccagggttgtcaggtctccctggcaacTCATGGGATGGGGGGCAGTACATATTAGGCGTCTTCTCCTTTGTGGAAGCTCCTGGTCGgcatacaatgatgtcacttttggaagtgttGTCATTGCGCTgtctgtgggagtgctcctgaacTTTGCACAGGGCTGGTTAATTAAGAATCAGTCTGTTTGGGGTCGAAATTGCCCCTGCGCAaatcatgggagcactcccatggccagtgcaATGATTTCACTTCAGGAGGTTACATTGTTGCACCTGGCCAGGAGTGTGTTTCTTGGGAAATATTAACTTGACCACCCATCCTTTTTTTCAGTTCATAATTTGAACAAAaattttctgttttattgttaagtatgtttttttaaaactcggAAGAGATGCGAAAGAAAGGGACTGGCAGCAGGTGGGGGGGACAAACACAGAATAATTAAAAATGGGTAGAGAGGAATGAAAACATAACAGGTTGTATGATGGGCTTAGCAGCACACCATTTCCCTTCAGCCTCCTTGCACTTCACAGTACGTGGAGAGCTTTCTAAAAAAATCGATTCCTGcaaaaaatggcagcaaagaccACTAAACAGGAAGTCTCATTGCTCTTCTCTGCCCCTAGTAGCTGAGAGCAGAACTGCAcaagaagttttaaaaagtgcatttgcTGAATGCGAGCTGATTCTAGCTTCAGGGCCCTCAAGAGCTGATGAGCCCACGGAATTTTGTCCCTTTGGTCTCCCTTTCTCAGCAGCTCTGCCTGAGTGCTAGAATTGGTCTAGGAAGGAGGCAATGGGTCCGTGCTGTTGCCTGCCTGGCTGAGAAGGCTGGGCCTGTAACAAGGGCAGTAAGGCTGGAATTTAGTAATgttgtatggggggggggcataacaccTGCCAGGATTGTTCCCCAGGATCATCAGGGAAATATGTTGGATGGGTCAGGGACTGAGATATCAGCCATGTATCCTTGGCAACTGGCCAAGGGGGGTGTAGCCTCAGCTTGGCctgaaagggtgggggacagctGGCCTAGCTGAGGAGATGAGTGACAGTAGAAGACAGGGAGAAAGATTAGAGGGGGGAAAGCCAAAGCAAAGAACCAGGGCCTGACTTGGATAACCCAGGTAATTCCAAGCTCAtcaggccttggttagtaaccagatgggatacctccaaggaagacaaggGCCACTATgtaaaggcaggcaatgacaaatcaactctattaatctcttgccttgaaaactccaagggtcaccataagccagttatgacctgatggcactttccaccatcaagaAGAACCAGAGAAAAAGAGTGAAGAGGGGATGAGGCAAGCCAAAGAGTagaagtgggaggggagaggaccTCCAAGTATACGAGGCCAGGAACTATGTCAGGAAGAAGTAAGATGCCAACTACCTGTTACAGCACACTCATGTCTTGGTCACTATTGCAAGGACACTGGAGTGGATGAAGAAATGCGATACTTGCCCAGCCATCACACTCCGCCGCAGCTGCCTGATATGTCTTTCTAGGCTATTTATATCGGAAATATCTGTTCAAAGTCTTGCAAAGAGGTCTTTGTTTGCCCTGGTATGTGGGGTCCTCCACCAGGAGATGCCAAGAGAATGAATCTGAGACCACTGAGCAATGAACCTTCCCTGTTTCAAAGTGACAGTCCTCTTTTCCCTGGTTCCATTGGAGTAGCAGTGCAAGCAATGAATGTTAAGTGTCTTCACTTATTCTGGAATCAAGCCTAGTTTTGAGATCCCTTCATCTGGTCCTAGACTGAAGCACCGACCTAAAGAATCAAGGTTCTTTTGATTTCATCAATACAGCACTCAAAAATGCCACAGCAGCTCTCTGGCTCCTGTTTTATTTATAGTCACTTcttcacattttaaaatcagaaatCAGTCACTATTTTCTCCCTAGGAATGTTGTTCTACCAAATGGGACAAGGATGATACCTTTTATTGTCAGTGTCAGGACCCAAACTGATAATGGGATGCTGATGAAACTCAATTAAGGATGCCTTAATGCCTGCCCTTAATTTGTTTTACTCCTGCTAAAGGCTGACAACAAATAAAAGCATCTCAATtaccatttattttttattagtaAACCACAGAAGTCCATGTCTACAAGTAATTCTTGCGAATGTTCTATAACGTAAAAAACAGAATGAGACTGGACAGgattcccttttttttaaaaaaaaaaaaatcacaataaaatagaCACCGTCCAGGAGACGGTAACTATGTAAAATGCTATTCATTTAAATGCCGATTACATTCAATCACATGcaatggttggatccagccagcttttctgctgttgaAAGTAGGTGGAAGGATCTCTTTTAACCATCCAAAAGGACTATACCGGGGTTCatgagacctgcatggacaaaaggcaTATGGGATGGAAACCATAATAAGGAGAAGAACAAGGAAGCTTGAGCAAAAAAGGTGACTTGGTCCAACCTGCTGAACTGAATTCAACATGtccagttattttttaaaaaaatatatctttaGTATTATTTCTGTCTATGAGTACTAAAATTCACCTACTTTTAATGGAAATTTTGGAGCatataaaattaaaaccataatgaatggaaaaattgATTAAGCCAGCGTGATGGAGAAATGCATTTGGAAAAAGACTAAGCACCTTAAAAGGGACAGTCTGCTGGTAATATAGGTATATGTTTTAAGGTATACCAAAGCGTATATTCAGTTCCTTATATGGACTGTTTATCTAGCTATTTGTTTAAGAAGCAAATGGCAACCAGAAACAACTGCAGACTGGCTTTTTTAAGTACATCCTGATACACTAGCTGTCTACAAAACTGATCCCTAAATGCCCTGACAGCAGATAGATCTGAGGTCAGAAAACTGACAAGGCACTCTCAGGAACTTGTCACAAATTCATTGTTTCTCATAGCTAATTCATATCCTGCCAAGTGATAACCAGATTATATCCAGGGGAGTAGCTGCACTAATTTCTTGTaggaaaaataaacaggagtcttatgACACATTAAAGACTAATAAGGTATGTTTTTTCAAGCATAGTTATAAGACTATTCTAACCTATACCAAAGTTAAACAGCACACACTGAGCAAGAACATCTTGATAGGAGATCACACTTCTCCTGGTCCAATCACACTAGGAGACCATCTTAAAAGCTAACTTCCCCATTGGCTAGGTCTAAATTTGCCTCCAAGCCTCAAGTCTAATTAGTAAAAGGATTCAAATGAACAATCTGCCAACAAACAGGGTCATCTTTGAAAAGACAGGCTTTTTGTTTATGGAGAGGTGGTCACACTTTGACCATCCTAGGGAATTGCTGTCCATATTTCCTATATAAATTTAGGTAGAATACTTAGTATACTTTAATATAATTTTAACTTGAAGCCCCTGAGAACTAATACCAATACCATCCCATTAGAACATCCCTCTCCACCTTTTCTTTGGAAATTGCCTGCTTTCTTGATgccttatatttatattttatcaaTACATACATATATCCAATTATCAACATGGCCTCCTCTAGGCAGACAAGtcatatctttctacaaacctaagaaaagcccaagtttgcagaaaaatctgatatcttaaaaaaaagggggggaggtagtAAAAACCCGCCAACATGATAAAAGGAGCAGCAGTAGCTAGGCACCTTCAACAGTATCACCagctttcaagccttggtttgtattaataaaaggggggggggggacaaggtcCTTTCCggagctattttggcctttgagagaaaaCTCATCGGAGCTCGGCCCACCATCTCAATTGACTTGCATAATTCACCTAGGCCTGGTtggttgctactgttcaacagcagccaccccacaaaagtcagtgtggtatagtgattagctTTTcaaatccaggtttgaatcaccactccgtcatggaagcttgctaggtgaccttgggccagtcactgtctctcagccttacctaactcacagggttgttgtgaggataaaatggaaaagaggcaaatgatgtaagctgggaaaccactggggagaaaagtggagtataaatgaagtaaataaataataaatatagctgaagactaGGAGAGCAGATCAAAGGTAGGTTGATggttgggtgggaaggagaaaaggaaacaggaaaaattgAGGAAATGGggctgcaagatggagagaaatagtgaggggaggggatatggtGAAAGTAAGGtgctccctgcaagtccttacagattccccactgtgcaactcaGCTCAGCTagcagaaggaaggagggaaagctgaagatggaagggggagaaaaaggtaggttggctggtgggagggaaggaaagcaggaagcagggaaaagggagaggctatgggggctttcaggaaagggaaaaaggaagcaGTGAGGGAggtaaaatgagatgccccttgcaGGTCCTTGTGGATTTCTCGCTTTCTgtatctgtctgtactgaaattCTGAGAAACACTGATAACAATGAATGGAAAAGAAATATTGAAAGAGGATAGGCAATCCTATTTTTAAGAAAAGGCATGAAGAATAATCCAGACAAAGATATGACAAGATAATAACATGCAGCCTCACTGAAATCAAACTGCTCAATGTCTACTTTTAATGTATCTGGACTGTACCCAGCATGAGGTATCAGTTTATTTCTTGAGCAGCTAAATCCTCCACAGTAGCTGGTAGGCCAGTCTATCATAGTCTAAAGGCACATCTCTATGGAAGATGCAGTTCAGCTCAAACCATTTTTAAGTTAAAGATCACACAACTCCCAAAGAAAGAACATTGGAAACTGAAGTTATGTGAAGGGGTTGGAGGTCTGCAAACAAAAACACTCAGCACTTTCCAAGACGATAATTCCCAAAGAGGAAACCATGACTAGTGTCAAACCGGCTTAAATGTTTGATGTGGATTAAGAGTAACACCCAAGGAGCTTTCAGAAGGTGAAGCCAAGAGCTTGCTGTTGAAATCTAACTTGTGCTGAGTTACATCTCCTCCTGGGCCCCTTACATTCTTTGCCACAACTCTTTTGCCCACTGTGCTTTTGTACAAATTTATGTTGGCATCAGCAGAACCTTATATGAGGCAAATATGATCCATATCCAATAACATGGTTTTGATGATACTGCAAACATTTATACTGCATTTTAACAAAAAGAATATGATAAATCCAGCCCTGACAAACCAACTATTTATGGGATAGGTTATACAAAAACTTTCAGGAAAAGCCAGGTAACAATAGTATAATGAGCCTAAATATTGAAACTGAAGGACAGAATTCAATTACTCTTAGGGAAACTGACATTTGGATTTCACATAGTGAGATCGCCTCctggatattttatttaaaaaactatCAGGCCTGGGATTTTGCTGTGCTGGATTCTGAACTGGATTTTGTATACACAGACAGTTTGAGATTAATGAGCACTAAACCTCAGCAGCTCTGTCAATAAGTTCTTGATTTAACTTTGACTGACCGTTTGCTTTCTCAAGTGGAATGCCTAGACTTCATGTTTAGCAGTCGtaagtcattttaaaaagtaaggtcATCTGCTGTAATCCACATGCCATCCTATGAAGCAACTAGCAGCTAGAGGGATAGCAATTTAGAATGGGACATCAGCATATGAGAAAGGGTTAAATGCCAGGAGTGGCTGCATCGCTTTCCCAATCAAGTTAGCATATCCTAATcccatagtttaaaaaaaaaaaaccaagaagctgggaaataacacacagaaaaaaaaactaatgagaccacaagctgattgataataaaggagTAAGTATTGTAGGTGAAAAACTAATATGCCTATAATGTTTCTCTACAGTTTTTGCTCTGTAGACTGTTGTGAAGGCCATTcttggctctttgtagttgtctttttgttatgttttactttctctcTTGTGCCCTATCTTTTAACTTAtccacaataaaaaaaattaaaagggaaatAACAcataacacatgaagctgccttactggTCTActaaggtcagtcttgtctactctgactggcagcagctctctggggtctcaggaggaggtctttcacatcacctactgcctaatCTTATTAAAATGgatatgctggggattgaacctgggaccttctgcatgctaagcagatgttctacccctgaaccacagcccctccccaatcaATATTGGGATCTCCCAATATAAAGTTCAGTTTAGGCTCTTGGTCTCTATGGCTCTGCCACAGAAATCTCTTACCTTCCAATGGCTTCGGTAGAAAATGAGCTGCTGGTTTTGTCTTCTTCACTCTGTTCCCTTTCATGACTTGCCCTTCTTTATTAAGCCCCAGGAACCAGGCCCTCCCTGACTCTTGTTGCCTGTAGAGCATCGACGAGTAGATTACATAATAGTTTTCAAAAACAGACTCCTTAAATTTGCATTCTGGTGTAAAAAGTTCCTACGAAAGAAAGAGAAGATATCAGAAGAAGATAATCCCAAGAAGACTTTGGAAGGGTGGGTTATTGTTATGTTTGGTTTGGAACCCATATAGCATTTAAGCctgagaaatttaaaaaaaaaaagctcagttCAAATTTCCAGTTTTGTTATTGGGCATCCTTGACTTTGTCTGACTCTTATGTATTTGGCACATCTGTAAAATAAGGGAAAGACTCAACCTTGGATCCTAGTTCTGTGCACTCCAGAGTGTGCTTCCTCTTCTGCTAAAACTTCCATTTGAGTGAGGGCCTATTAACAATAATTGTTTCATGGAAGAGGAAGTATGCTAGAGACTATCCAGCATGCTTGGAACTCATTCACAGGATCCAAACCAtagttttaaaatgcaaaacatgGAGGAGAAAACTCTTTAATGAATgttgtacagcccggaaaatccacaacagccaatgTTGTAGGACGTTAACCACAGCTGTTTTAAGGTAGATTTATAACAGATAAAGGTTTGAACCACATAGTcaaaaatactggaacagaaacGGCATTGGTCTTTTGTCATCTGTGTACTTGTCTCATTCTTGAAGGCTACAAAGGAATAAAGATGACCTTCCATGTAATTGATCACTGAAAGCTATTTGCACTTTAGAGATTTAAAGTGCTACACAGAAGCGTATAAAGCTGCATACaaatagatagatacatagaTGCATAGATaaatagaagagtaagattcaagtccagtgtaccttagagatcaactaagGTACGaccagactcaaatcttgttcagatcaacatggctggctacccacctgaaactatctagaTAAATAGAGACATGCATACAGGATTGtataggtaacaacaacaacaacagcagcagcagcagcagcagaagcagcagcaacaacaacaaaacttttaaaaggtTACTGCCAACTTGGTTGAGCAATTCCTGCAGCTAAAAGGAATACTTTACAACTTCAGTTCCCTGTCTTGGTCAATTGCATCTGGCTGTTCAGCAACTACCTATTAGAAGAAATGCACTTGGTGCAAAGTAGAACCTTCTGTAATGGCACCGCCACAAGCATCAAAAGTTAAAATCTCTCTTCGTATCCTCAACATACAATTAACTGTATTTTAAGACAGCAATCTAATTCAATTAAATAATTATTGTTACAAATGGTTGGCTGCCCTTTGACTAGTAATAAGAGAATCTGGGATCATTAAAAATAACCTACAATTCATGTTAAAACCCTTTAAAGATACTGAAAAAGCTGAAGATGTTAATTCCACTCTAGATAAGTACATTCTCTGGCGTCTCTCACTGAGAACTGCTGCTTTCTCCAAAACAAACATAAATGGGAAGTTGGCCAAGAAAGATGTGCTAATAATGTTGATTTTCAAGATGGCAGTTTGTCATTATGGTTTTGCAGCCATTTCTTTCAACAGTTATTTTAGGGAGTATCAAAGAATGCTGGATTGTGTTCTGTATTGGATAATGTTAGCAGAGTAGGCAGAGAAGTGGGGGGTGTAGAAGCTTGCATTGCTGGGTGTGCatg
The DNA window shown above is from Eublepharis macularius isolate TG4126 chromosome 3, MPM_Emac_v1.0, whole genome shotgun sequence and carries:
- the FGF14 gene encoding fibroblast growth factor 14 isoform X2, which gives rise to MQSKHPQLKGIVTRLYCRQGYYLQMHPDGSLDGTKDDSSNSTLFNLIPVGLRVVAIQGVKTGLYIALNGEGFLYTSELFTPECKFKESVFENYYVIYSSMLYRQQESGRAWFLGLNKEGQVMKGNRVKKTKPAAHFLPKPLEVAMYREPSLHDVGETVPKAGVTPSKSTSASAIMNGGKPVNKSKTT